The DNA sequence GTCATCCTCAAGAGAATGTGCAAACATGTGCATCAATAGTGGTTAGAATTTTGGGGTTGGAAGTcataaacaagaatttaaactTCTAAACTtaacatgcaagaaattatgtACAATGaggatcataccatggtggggtgtctcccacctagcacttttcttTAACATCCTTAAGTTGGACAGTCATGAGCTTAAGACTCTCCTCATTTGGGTGCATCCTCAAGAACGAACACCTCCAATTCCTTTGATGACTTATGACCATAATACATCTTTATCCTGTGGCCGTTCACTTTGAATGTTGCACCACTTTGAGGGTGGAATAGTTCAACCACTCCATAGGGCTTTAGTTCCTTCACTTTAAAGGGACCATCCCACCTTGACCGGAGCTTTCTGGGCATGAACCTAAGTCTCGAGTTGTATAGAAAAACTTCATCATCCTCTTGGAAATCTTTCTTGCGGATATAATGATCATGAAATGCCTTAGTCTTCTCCTTATAGATCCTTGCATTTTCATAGGCCTCCATCCCAAGACATTCGAGTTCTTCTAATTGAAACTTCCTTGCTATGCCCGCCTTGGTGAAGTCCATATTGCATTGCTTGACCGCCCAATAGGTCTTATGTTTAATTTCAACCGGAAGGTGGCACGCCTTCCCACAGACAATCCAAAAGAGACTCATTCCTAGCAGATTCTTATAGGCCATCCTATATGCCCACAATGCGTCACCCAACCGAGAACTCCATTCCTTCCTTTGTGAGTTCACCATTTTT is a window from the Arachis stenosperma cultivar V10309 chromosome 3, arast.V10309.gnm1.PFL2, whole genome shotgun sequence genome containing:
- the LOC130966669 gene encoding uncharacterized protein LOC130966669; this encodes MDFTKAGIARKFQLEELECLGMEAYENARIYKEKTKAFHDHYIRKKDFQEDDEVFLYNSRLRFMPRKLRSRWDGPFKVKELKPYGVVELFHPQSGATFKVNGHRIKMYYGHKSSKELEVFVLEDAPK